One part of the Vanessa atalanta chromosome 4, ilVanAtal1.2, whole genome shotgun sequence genome encodes these proteins:
- the LOC125077961 gene encoding uncharacterized protein LOC125077961, whose protein sequence is MWRLSTIVFIILNISQCFVMNSPKIYKIVGPEILLYGSKEAVTLDCQFHTNETTDLTVKWYFNDTSHLVYRWKPPNKPQAFGMFKKQFDLSHVASNNPSSQYRALHIKNPTPFMSGKYICAVTNRFSEDRMTHSMTIYETEKKSNLILDRLKNNTIVNIIYKIEGVYPYPKLELFAANRLLNSTSKITKMDDSLYKGVASALIKTNTLDTTVEIIGRMEIPEANYVHIQREIFYRDPNPYNQNFEINNDQRRITPALILILFSLFISWGVLRYE, encoded by the exons ATGTGGCGGCTCagtacaattgtttttattattcttaacatttcgcaat gCTTTGTGATGAATTcgccaaaaatatataaaattgtaggaCCTGAAATATTACTATACGGCAGCAAAGAAGCTGTTACCCTCGACTGTCAATTTCATACAAACGAAACAACTGATCTAACTGTAAAGTGGTATTTTAATGACACGTCCCACCTCGTGTACCGATGGAAACCGCCTAATAAACCACAAGCTTTTGGGATGTTTAAGAAACAG TTTGACCTCTCACACGTAGCTTCGAATAATCCGTCCTCGCAATATCGAGCTCTACACATCAAAAATCCGACTCCATTTATGTCTGGAAAATACATCTGCGCTGTGACCAACCGCTTTTCTGAAGATAGGATGACACACTCTATGACCATATATG aaactgaaaaaaaatccaatttaatACTCGATCGTctaaaaaacaacacaatagtcaacataatatataaaatagaaggAGTGTACCCGTATCCGAAATTGGAACTATTTGCTGCAAATAG ACTATTAAATTCAACGTCAAAAATTACCAAAATGGATGACAGTCTTTATAAAGGCGTAGCATCGGCTttgataaaaacaaacacaCTTGATACAACGGTTGAAATAATTGGTCGCATGGAAATTCCTGAAGCAAACTATGTTCACATACAAAGGGAAATATTTTACAGag ATCCAAACCCATACAATCAAAACTTTGAGATTAATAACG atcaaCGAAGAATAACACCGgcgttaatattaattttattctcctTATTTATTTCTTGGGGAGTACTGCGGtatgaataa